One window of the Salvia splendens isolate huo1 chromosome 1, SspV2, whole genome shotgun sequence genome contains the following:
- the LOC121809419 gene encoding spastin-like yields the protein MSFLKDIIDNFSSIFSDSAQTEKNPSTGAMDGEGGVSTGNERTAYKLKGYFDLAKVEIDKAVRAEEWGLPDDAVFCYQNAQSILAEAVSTPVPSYIASSEMEKVQSYRQKISKWQGQVAERLQTLTRRTGGSSEIKSTSLKLQTGVVSSSVSRPRKVAAQKVSVNTRTGPSLRSQGNNAPTLQKPAQGSVGGHDAKLVEMINSVIVDRSPSVKWNDIAGLEMAKQALTEMVILPTKRRDLFTGLRKPAKGLLLFGPPGTGKTLLAKAVASESEATFFNVSASSLTSKWVGEGEKLVRTLFQVAISRQPSVIFIDEIDSIMSTRTENENEASRRLKSEFLVQFDGVASNSGDLVTVIGATNKPQELDDAVLRRLVKRIYIPLPDANARRVLLKHKLKGQAFSLPDRDVERLVAETDGYSGSDLQALCEEAAMMPIRELGADILTVQANQVRKLKYGDFQKAMTVIKPSLQRSKWAELERWNREFGSN from the exons ATGAGTTTTCTAAAAGATATCATCGACAATTTTAGTTCGATCTTCTCCGATTCGGCACAGACTGAGAAAAACCCTAGCACCGGAGCGATGGACGGGGAGGGCGGTGTTTCGACGGGGAATGAGCGGACAGCGTATAAGCTGAAAGGTTACTTTGATTTGGCCAAAGTGGAGATTGATAAGGCTGTTCGCGCCGAGGAGTGGGGGTTACCGGACGACGCCGTTTTTTGTTACCAGAATGCGCAGAGTATACTGGCTGAAGCGGTTTCCACTCCAGTGCCTTCGTACATCGCCTCTAG TGAAATGGAGAAGGTGCAATCTTATCGGCAGAAGATATCAAAATGGCAGGGCCAAGTAGCAGAGAGACTACAAACTTTAACTCGAAGAACAG GTGGATCATCAGAAATCAAG AGTACGTCACTAAAGTTACAAACTGGGGTAGTTTCATCTTCGGTTTCACGACCAAGAAAAGTGGCAGCACAAAAGGTTTCTGTCAATACCAGAACTGGTCCTTCTCTGAGGAGTCAAGGAAATAATGCTCCAACTTTGCAAAAACCTGCTCAAGGATCTGTAGGTGGTCATGATGCTAAACTGGTAGAGATGATAAACTCTGTGATTGTTGATCGTAGCCCTTCAGTTAAATGGAACGACATTG CTGGTCTTGAGATGGCAAAACAAGCATTgacagaaatggttattctACCAACAAAAAGAAGAGACCTTTTTACTGGTCTTCGAAAACCAGCCAAAG GTTTATTGCTCTTTGGACCACCTGGTACTGGAAAAACCCTGCTTGCTAAAGCAGTTGCTTCAGAATCCGAAGCtacattttttaatgtttcTGCTTCTTCACTGACATCAAAGTGG GTGGGAGAGGGTGAAAAGCTAGTTCGTACTCTTTTCCAGGTTGCCATTTCCAGGCAGCCATCAGTTATCTTCATTGATGAG ATAGATAGTATAATGTCAACAAGAACAGAAAATGAGAATGAAGCAAGTAGAAGGTTGAAGTCTGAGTTTCTAGTTCAGTTTGATGGGGTTGCGTCAAATTCTGGTGATTTAGTTACTGTCATTG GTGCAACCAATAAACCCCAAGAATTGGATGACGCAGTTCTTAGAAGACTG GTAAAGAGAATCTACATACCTTTGCCGGATGCAAATGCTAGGAGAGTTCTTCTGAAGCATAAGCTCAAGGGTCAAGCATTTTCTTTGCCAG atagagatgtagagagactTGTGGCTGAAACTGATG GGTATTCCGGAAGCGACCTACAAGCTTTGTGTGAGGAAGCTGCAATGATGCCAATCAGAGAGCTAGGTGCAGACATCCTTACAGTCCAGGCAAATCAG GTTAGGAAATTGAAATATGGAGATTTTCAGAAGGCAATGACTGTTATCAAGCCTAGCTTACAGAGAAGCAAGTGGGCTGAACTCGAAAGGTGGAATCGAGAGTTCGGTTCCAACTAG
- the LOC121809436 gene encoding cytochrome P450 704C1-like has product MDFISAIFYIAAAAAALAVVALVSSLLIRIFVGKSIRNGDYPPVVGTVFDQLFYLNRLYDYQTEMAKKHKTWRLLAPDQSEVYTADARNVEYILKSKFYNFNKEQYNQDIMGDLFGQGIFVVDGDKWRQQKKLARFEFSTRVLRDYSCSVFRQKAEKLVKTVQEFSKHNLSFDVQALLMRYTLDSIFTVGFGVDLNCLEESNAEGNEFIKAFDDSNELVYRRYVDPIWKIKRYLNICGEATLKKNIGLIHSFVDRVIRTKREQMEKEQNDNVKDLLSRFLVESKKDPETMNNQYLRDIILSFMVAGKDTTANALSWFLYMLCKNTLIQEKIAQEVRKFCSRNDATVSEFVESITDEALDEMHYLHATITETLRLYPAVPVDGRCAETDDTLPDGYRLKRGDGVYYIAYAMGRMQYIWGDNAEEFKPERWLKNGVFQPESPFKFVAFNAGPRTCLGKDISYRQMKIVSAALLRFFRFRLSDESNIVTYRTMLTLHISGSLNVYAEPRTNLLKN; this is encoded by the exons ATGGATTTTATCAGTGCTATCTTTTACATagctgcagcagcagcagctttggctgttgttgcactagtttcATCTTTGTTAATCAGAATCTTCGTTGGAAAATCCATCAGGAATGGAGACTACCCTCCTGTGGTTGGGACTGTTTTTGATCAGCTGTTCTACTTGAATAGGCTGTATGACTACCAAACTGAGATGGCCAAGAAGCATAAAACTTGGAGGCTTCTAGCTCCGGATCAGAGTGAGGTGTACACGGCTGATGCGCGAAACGTGGAGTATATTCTCAAGTCCAAATTCTACAACTTCAACAAGGAGCAGTACAATCAAGACATCATGGGGGATTTGTTTGGGCAAGGGATCTTCGTGGTGGATGGAGACAAGTGGCGCCAGCAGAAGAAGCTCGCGAGATTTGAGTTCTCGACCAGAGTGCTGAGAGACTACAGCTGCTCGGTGTTCAGGCAGAAAGCGGAGAAACTGGTGAAGACAGTTCAAGAATTCTCCAAACACAACCTGTCTTTTGATGTGCAG GCTTTGCTGATGAGATACACCCTTGATTCGATATTCACTGTTGGTTTTGGAGTCGATCTGAACTGCCTAGAGGAGTCGAATGCAGAAGGGAATGAGTTCATTAAGGCCTTTGATGACTCGAATGAATTGGTGTATAGGCGTTATGTAGATCCGATATGGAAGATAAAGCGATACCTCAACATATGTGGAGAAGCAACCTTGAAGAAGAACATCGGTCTCATCCATAGCTTCGTGGACAGAGTGATCAGGACTAAAAGAGAACAGATGGAGAAGGAACAAAATGAT AATGTGAAGGACTTGCTTTCTAGATTTCTGGTGGAGAGCAAGAAGGATCCCGAGACGATGAACAATCAGTACTTGAGGGATATTATCCTCAGCTTCATGGTTGCTGGGAAAGACACCACAGCCAACGCTCTTTCTTGGTTTCTTTACATGCTCTGCAAGAATACACTTATCCAAGAAAAAATTGCACAAGAAGTGAGGAAATTCTGTTCAAGAAATGATGCTACTGTTAGTGAATTTGTTGAGAGCATCACAGATGAAGCGCTTGACGAAATGCATTACCTTCACGCAACCATAACCGAGACCTTGAGGCTGTACCCTGCAGTTCCAGTG GATGGGAGGTGTGCTGAAACGGACGACACTCTGCCGGATGGCTACAGACTGAAAAGGGGAGACGGTGTTTACTACATTGCGTATGCAATGGGGCGCATGCAGTATATCTGGGGGGACAATGCAGAGGAGTTCAAACCGGAGAGATGGCTCAAAAATGGGGTGTTTCAGCCTGAGTCGCcattcaaatttgtggcattcaAC GCTGGCCCTCGGACGTGTCTGGGGAAGGATATTTCCTATCGACAAATGAAGATCGTATCAGCAGCACTACTTCGCTTCTTCAGGTTCAGATTGAGTGATGAGAGCAACATAGTGACGTACAGAACCATGCTCACACTTCATATCAGCGGAAGTCTCAACGTTTATGCAGAACCAAGAACAAACTTGTTGAAGAACTGA